The following proteins come from a genomic window of Streptomyces sp. Sge12:
- a CDS encoding hemolysin family protein: protein MNALQLLFALLLVLANGFFVGAEFALVSVRRSQIEPLAAESKRARQVLHGLENLPRMMAAAQFGITICSLTLGAVAEPTVARLLEPVFHAVHVPQGLIHPLGYAFALSAVVFLHLVIGEMVPKNLAMAAPEKTALWFSPGLVAFARLCGPVTTALGACAKLVLKLFKVEPKDEVEAVYTSAQLGRLLKDSRQAGLLEPVEQERLEDALELGSRPVTDVLLGPDRLVTVGPEVTPRQIEQLTVRTGYSRFPVRAESGAFMGYLHVKDVLDLEDRERAVPQRVWRRMTTLSATLPLDDALSVMRRDATHLAQVADQGGRVLGLVAMEDVLEMLVGEVRDPSHRPAFARL from the coding sequence ATGAACGCGCTCCAGCTCCTCTTCGCCCTGCTGCTGGTCCTCGCCAACGGCTTCTTCGTCGGCGCCGAGTTCGCACTCGTCTCCGTACGGCGCAGCCAGATCGAGCCCCTCGCCGCAGAGTCCAAGCGAGCCCGCCAGGTCCTCCACGGCCTGGAGAACCTGCCCCGCATGATGGCCGCGGCGCAGTTCGGCATCACCATCTGCTCGCTCACCCTCGGCGCGGTCGCCGAGCCCACCGTGGCCCGGCTGCTGGAGCCCGTCTTCCACGCCGTCCACGTACCGCAGGGCCTCATCCACCCCCTCGGCTACGCGTTCGCGCTCAGCGCCGTGGTCTTCCTGCACCTGGTGATCGGCGAGATGGTGCCGAAGAATCTGGCCATGGCCGCCCCCGAGAAGACCGCCCTGTGGTTCAGCCCCGGCCTGGTCGCCTTCGCCCGCCTCTGCGGGCCGGTCACCACCGCGCTCGGCGCCTGCGCCAAGCTGGTCCTGAAGCTCTTCAAGGTGGAGCCCAAGGACGAGGTCGAGGCCGTCTACACCTCCGCCCAGCTGGGCCGGCTCCTCAAGGACTCCCGGCAGGCCGGGCTCCTGGAGCCGGTCGAGCAGGAGCGGCTGGAGGACGCACTGGAACTGGGCAGCCGCCCCGTCACCGACGTCCTCCTCGGCCCGGACCGGCTGGTCACGGTCGGCCCGGAGGTGACCCCGCGCCAGATCGAGCAGCTCACCGTGCGGACCGGGTACTCCCGCTTCCCCGTCCGCGCGGAGAGCGGCGCCTTCATGGGCTACCTGCACGTCAAGGACGTACTGGACCTGGAGGACCGGGAGCGGGCCGTGCCCCAGCGGGTCTGGCGCCGGATGACCACCCTGTCGGCGACCCTTCCGCTCGACGACGCCCTCAGCGTGATGCGGCGCGACGCCACCCACCTGGCCCAGGTCGCCGACCAGGGCGGACGGGTCCTGGGCCTGGTCGCCATGGAGGACGTCCTGGAAATGCTGGTCGGCGAAGTCCGCGACCCGTCCCACCGCCCGGCGTTCGCCCGCCTGTAG